One window of the Plasmodium relictum strain SGS1 genome assembly, chromosome: 1 genome contains the following:
- the CHT1 gene encoding chitinase, giving the protein MKSNISIFLIVVFFLCYANSRTLKGKNNKNNSLNMMRENKNDIHQKKIHDSFSHLKSYVHNSEKFGSDCRSECSSGTIGNSENSNKHNRKSPREILQEYKRRKQGIIAGYYGSWNSQGDRAKQMADSSPMVSILYIAFARINMLYDVSRPFNSRQKFLLRKHGLEYETYGMMLNEIRRIRKARPDIIILLSLGGETYMIEIEKEIDYVDKTLKLINDFDLDGVDIDWEPHGSFNNLNELDFSNYYIKLINLLRENIPEQKLISISGSSNAALSCVSGVASFCKDEESPYNTKFLSEQMETNGELYRAASMLSAGTFINIFNTAKEKIDLVFIQTYNLETSNPNIMVDMYLSHLYFGLKYDITVILGFSLEHNRGGFSPENEELLKLVGKTIHEKNHSNNRADGVGVWHLFMKEQLPTGSYNIENFLTTIWKHLNPEIEPPKDVAITEDPEDCSTIDEYVPGIIIPTIGIYYKHNDAIWKTRSYSIQAPGINRYEWDLVKVCYEKTCNGKATHYYNTDYKEGSIIIWKGEPYLIKWWQQGPPEGDALEAYTKLDASECPGLDEWNKKYPHKPIEVEEPYVQEEDLPIQ; this is encoded by the coding sequence ATGAAGTCTAatatatcaatatttttaattgtagTATTCTTTCTGTGTTACGCAAATTCCAGAActttaaaaggaaaaaataataaaaataattcattgaATATGATgagagaaaataaaaatgatattcaccaaaaaaaaattcatgaTTCTTTTTCGCATCTTAAATCATATGTTCATAATTCCGAAAAATTTGGATCTGACTGCAGAAGTGAATGTAGCAGTGGAACTATAGGAAATAGTGAAAATAGCAATAAACATAATAGAAAATCCCCAAGAGAAATTTTACAGGAATACAAAAGAAGGAAACAAGGTATAATTGCAGGATACTATGGCTCATGGAACAGTCAGGGTGATAGAGCAAAGCAAATGGCTGATTCAAGTCCAATGGTATCAATTCTTTATATTGCTTTTGCTCGTATCAATATGCTATATGATGTATCTAGACCATTTAATAGTAGGCAAAAATTTCTATTAAGAAAACATGGCTTAGAATATGAAACATATGGTATGATGCTTAATGAAATCAGACGTATAAGAAAAGCACGTCCAGatataattattcttttatcaTTAGGAGGAGAAACCTATATgatagaaatagaaaaagagaTTGATTATGTAGATAAAACATTAAAGCTCATTAATGACTTTGATTTAGATGGTGTAGACATTGATTGGGAACCACATGGAAGTTTTAATAACTTAAATGAATTGGatttttcaaattattatattaaattaattaatttactAAGAGAAAATATTCCAGAACAAAAGTTAATTTCAATTTCTGGTTCATCAAATGCTGCTTTATCATGCGTTTCAGGAGTTGCATCTTTTTGTAAAGATGAAGAATCTCCATATAATACCAAGTTTTTATCTGAACAAATGGAGACAAATGGTGAATTATACAGGGCAGCATCTATGTTATCAGCAGgaacttttattaatatttttaatacagCTAAGGAGAAAATAGATCTTGTATTTATTCAAACATACAATTTAGAAACTAGTAATCCAAATATTATGGTGGATATGTACCTATCCCATTTATATTTTGGTTTAAAATATGATATTACTGTTATATTAGGTTTTTCATTAGAACATAATAGAGGTGGATTTAGCccagaaaatgaagaattatTAAAGTTGGTAGGAAAAACAATACATGAAAAAAACCACAGCAATAATAGAGCAGACGGTGTGGGGGTGTGGCATTTATTTATGAAAGAACAGTTGCCAACTGGATCATAcaatatagaaaattttcTTACAACTATTTGGAAGCATTTAAATCCTGAAATAGAACCTCCAAAAGACGTTGCTATAACTGAAGATCCAGAAGATTGTAGTACGATAGATGAGTATGTTCCAGGGATTATTATTCCTACCATAGGAATATATTACAAACACAATGATGCTATTTGGAAAACTAGATCTTATTCAATTCAAGCACCTGGTATAAATAGATACGAATGGGATTTAGTCAAAGTGTGCTATGAAAAAACATGTAATGGAAAAGCAACCCATTATTATAACACTGATTATAAAGAGGgttctattattatttggAAAGGAGAGccatatttaattaaatggTGGCAACAAGGACCTCCAGAGGGTGATGCACTAGAGGCATACACAAAATTAGATGCATCTGAATGCCCAGGATTAGATGAatggaataaaaaatatccaCATAAGCCAATTGAAGTAGAAGAGCCATATGTA